The DNA region GTACAAGTGGATTAAAAAAGTTCTAAAGATAATACTGGATCCACAACTAAATCTCCAAGTATCCATGAGCTCGGAAGAGAAGCATTGTCCATAATTTTCTCCAAACACATGCTCAGTAGAAGTTCAGGAGGACAGTACTCCAAAGGGAATGAGGGTCATCAAAACCAGTAAAGCATGAGAAACTTGTCAAACCATATATGGGAAAGCGTCCCACCAAAATCTTTGTGATTGGGACTGGCTTCATAAAAACAGATTTATTCtcttaaatattattaaaataactaaaataaagTTATAATAGTTAAAGTCAATTTTCAATGCAATATGGATTGAAAGAAACCAGAGGTTGTTTGAGGCTAAGAGCAAGACTGTGGACTCTTTGGCAATGGATGTGGCAAGAGTGTGGACTCTTTGGCAAAGGATGTGGCTTTCTCTGTACTGTTCGAGCTCCTACAGGGCTGCAGCAGCTCATTTATAGCTTGCAAATTTAGTGATTGCTATATCCTATACTTTGTAATgttgttttaagtgtttttgaTAGACCTTAGCTGGCTGAGTTGGCTTAGCTAAATCTGTAATGTTTACATTGGTGATCAACAAAGCTGTTAgttaccccaaaaaaaaaaaaaaacaagagagaCACAAAATTTATGGAGACTCGAGGAGTATAAGTAAGTTTCTTTTGGAGAATGTTTTCGGACCAAATACACCTCTTGGTTTCCAAGCtttgcttttttttctttcatattaaTGGAAATAATTACTAAAATGATACTTATATTTCTCCTTCGATTAAAATTAAATCAACGAATAGCCAAAAGAGGTACCTAGCTTTTTGTGCAATCCTAAGCCaaagttggaggaaaaagggGTTATATTCAACCTATCAATTTCTTGTTTAAATGCTCCCTTGGCTAGATGGAGCATGCATGCATTTGTAGGGATCTAAGTAGGCACAGGTTGGTTATTTGGCCACTGAAATTTCAGCTTGTTAAGTGGGTTCAAATCCCCTtccccctatataataaaaatatttttttttaaaaaaaaagagcatgCATGCATTTTCCCAGACAACGCAACAGTTTATGGCTTAATACATCGACAATCCTTTAAATTTGtcagtaaatttcatttagacaatCGAATTATGGTTTGTTCCAACTGACACGATAAAATATTTCTATTAGAAAGTTTcggttcaattttattttatttattttattttttatttttttttatttttttttgcgtgTGTTCTCAAATGCCCATTATTTGGATAAGTTAATCACTTAAAATATGTCAACCTCTTTAGTTATACGAACTAATCTCAATAAACAGTAAAACAACAGGCATATTCCGATTGAGGATTATGTGTACAactaaaggaaattaaatattttaagggATTAACTTATCTACGTAATGGACATTCGAGATCACAAGCAAaaagatttctaaatttgaaccAAGGGTATCTAATAGAAACACTTTATGTTCATGTTCTCAACTTGAACAAACAGTACTTGTTGTCTAAATGAAATTGCATTATACCAAAGTTTAATAGCTTTTGCATGCCTTTGGAATTTTGGATTAGAAGTACATGTGTTACCCAAAAATTGATAAGAAGGGAGCGCaagttttattattttgatagttaCACAATTAATTACTATTTCTGTTTCAGAATGATATGTTCTTGTCATTTTGTTTTTTCTGTTACGTGCATAAAGGCACGACCGGTATACTTGTCTAACTTCTTGTATAAAGTAAATTATTGCATCAGAAAATACATTGATTGTGTAATATTGAAttctttaaaattaaatatccaTGTTACACGCTCATATGATATCAACCTAAGCGTTAAATGACAATTCTTGAAAGATTCATTATGTATTTTTGTAGAATGGTATATAATTTAGCCCCGAAAGTTGAGACTAAATTCTTGTGACACACTCGTTCATCACGTGCTGCAACCTTTTATGTACTCAACCTTTGTAGAGTGTGTCTAAACACACCGCTTGATCAATTATTGTCTATTTTTTCTGAACATGTGTAAAAATGAAATTGGATTTGTTAATACAGTGTactagatctttctctcatcaTCCTATTATACTAAAATTGTGAGTTTTTCATTCCAAAATTCAGACGTATCTTTTATCATTTTACTAGAATAGGACTAGATTCCAAAATTTCATCCTTTTATTTATATCAAGGCACACATATATTGGCGCGGTTAGATTACTGaacaagtactaattaattcAGTGCCTTTATCAAAAATGAAGTTGATGACACAAGAGTAATGtattaatgaataaaataacAGAAAGAAGTTAAATTACTCCAAGAATCTACTACCCAAGTCATCTTATCGGGAATAATAAAAGAACCTCTCAGTActcaaatttttatatttaaagcgaattttcaaaaattagtatatatatatatatatatatcatggagTTGTTCAATTCTTATGAATATGAACCGAACATGCAACATACCCAAGGCAATCACCATAAACAGCATAAACATATCTAATGACTGCAGCCAGAAACATTGCTCTAAGTACAACATTTTCTTGGGGATCTAGTGTATGATTGTTTCCAGTTATTACCACACAAAGCCAAAAACTTATGGCTGCACTCAGTAGATAAAAGCTGAATGTAAGTAGCTGTATTTGGTCGGAAATGTATCTTCTTTTGGCTTGATATTCATGTACTcccaattttttatttgtgcatgtatgcatatgattaccaGACAAATAAACTGGAACCTGTATTAGTAGGCCGGCTCACCTTTCTTTGCCAAGCTGATGctgttaatttttttcaattgacATTTAATCTTTATCTTGCTAATTAATGAACTGCGCCGATGTAAAAAATGAATGGAATAGAGATCAAAATGTAGGGTTATAATTTCACACGATGACATATATTGTTCAAATATTACTAATAAGAGAGAATCTTGGTGCTATCCATATCTTCAAAAAATTTGAGGATGCACGTTTGTTAGTACTAATCTTTAGGTATGTATGTGGCTCATATCAACgagtataaattttcttaaaattacaTTAGAAAGCGTTTTGGAATTgtgaactatttttttttttaataaatataattttttttaaataaagtatATTTTAATCATATTTACTTAAGTCGATAATATTTTAGCCATGTATGTGTGTGAGTGATGAGTGGAGAGGATGTGAGATGTATTCTGATCAATGCGTGTGAAATGGAAATgtattttggtgaaaaatgaaCGGGCCATAACCAAGTTGTCTATACAAATGGGCCTTATACCTTATCGGACCTTTGTTATAAATTGACAATGAGCACCAATGATAATGGAGCCCATCCATGCCATGACTCACttggtcaaaaattaaagaccagcacaaaagaGCCCAAGTGCTTATATGGTATgaaaaaagatattctttcAAGACCATTTTCCAGTGTTGGTAATTAGGTATACAAAtgatatatagaaattgtgtaagaTGGAAGATATCTATGACAAGAGAATAGTATTTGGTGACATTGTTGAGTATTAAAAGCTATCGAACAACGTCTCATGTTGGTTGAAACAAGTTATAAAATGTAAAAGTAAGTTTTGAGTATTaagtgagaaaaaaatatttttatcttcgggtgaaatatatttttcttcgaGAAAATATTCTACAAATCCAAGGTAATCAACTATTGTAAAATTATTTCACTAAGAAATATTTTCATCAAACACACCATTTGCTAAAATTGTTTGAGCTAGACCTCAACTTttattaattcataatttcatataccaCGACTATGGTCTCCTGGCCCGGTTTGTGGGAAAAATGCTTACACTCGAAGTTTACACTAAACAACTAATGACATCCATTTCATGTGTCTTCAATATACTCTTTATCACATAACTATGGCTAGTTAATCTTATCCTCGCCTCATTTTACACTTAATTAaccaaaataaattaatttcattGGTGTGATGTGACCGAATGTGAGAATGTTTTTGCGAATTTGTGGTATGTATTAGCGAACCCTCCGTGCTGAATTTTCTTCACTTGGTCAATTATCATAGGATCAAATGGTGGTCATCTGAACGGGTTATATTGTTATATCTGGACTTTTTCCAAATCCAACAATTGGGACTTCTGTGCTCACTATACGGTTAGCATGTTGCTTAATTAATTACTAGCATTGAATTTGGTACCTTTTCTTACGTGTTATGTGAATGTGTGACAGTCTTACAGTCACTTTGGGGCATTATCTCATAATCCTTGCCAGTAGCTTGACTTTTGCTTGTCGTTCCGTACTAGCATATGCATTCACTTATGACACAGAAGTTATAGATTATATGAAAGAAATCGTCCCTCTCATTTGCCTTTCCATAATCTTGGATGGCATGCACGCGATATAGTTAACACTAGGTTTTTTTCATCTGTTTTGACAGCAGTCTTGAAATTGTTACTACATTTTAGAATGTCTAATGTTTGTATATGGTCATGTGCTGTATTCTGTTTACATGTTTGTGTTTGTTAAGTTGCATGTACGTGTATGTGTATGAGCAAAGCTCATCATCAAGAGGCAGTTTGTTCTGAGCTTCCACCTATAAATTCCACGGCCACCGCTAAAAAAATCAACAAGGACAAATCTGCATCAGCTGCCACAAATATTTCATGGAAATCTTTGAGCCAACAAGTAGAAAAAACAAAGACACTCAGATAACACAACTTTGCTCTCAACGCTTTCAAGTccaatacaataacaatacGAATCCTAGGAGAAAATAGTAAGCACCAAAGCTTATGCGCAAACAAATGTAACCTATGACATATGAATAGTACACCATGTAAGCTTCACCTATACACGATCAAGGTAACACGGGTGGACACATTTCTCACAAGATATATTATTGAAGTAGAGCGAGTCCAGTTCAGCAGGGTTTATCCAAGCTGCCAAGTATTTATTTGCATAGCTGCCTCATGCCATTACAGCTGCAAATTGGAAGACCACACCTACATCGGATCTACTATCATATCAGCCCATCTCTAGCTTTAGATCACACCACCACTCTTCCCCACTTATAGCTTGACTGTTCCTCGTTCACATTCAATACTTGGTTTCCCGTATTGCAAATGTAGATCAGAGAGTAGGATTGAGCTTCTATTTAAGAAGATATCCATCAAATGCAGTAGCAAACAAGCAATCTCCCACAATTTTAATACTTTAACAACTCGAGAAGATGAGAAGACCCGAATACCAATAACCTTGTTAATTTTAGTAGATGACGCGGACCAATATACAGAAGTCAGAATGTGCCTTCAATTTTCCGTATTCGCCCCAACCCACTGCCTGTTTGGAGGTCCTCGTCGATATCGACCTGTGTAACGGGGCTCTGAATGCCTTCTCATTGGCATCTTTACTCTTTCCATGCTCTCTTCTTGTCCCACTGACTGTTTTCTTGCGGAAAACCTTGGCCTAGAGGAGCTTGATTTCTTTTGTGTGTCTGCTTCATATGACACGGGCTGCAACCCTTCTAAATCATGCTCAGAAACATATTCAGTTGGTCTTTTAGCTTCGTCCATTCTTCTAAATGTGATTGAAATCCTATGTGAAATAAAGGCTTACAAGATGTTAGCATATTACAGAACAAAACAGAAGATTTAACTATGACTCGAGAGTTCTGAACATTCAGTGGGTACCTCTTAGCAGGCACAGCTGGCACACAGTGTTTAGCTACATCAGCTCCATTTCCATTCAAGACCAGTACAGATCTGGGAGTAATGTAATGTCATTAATGACCAATCTTCCTAATTTCAATAGTTATGAGAAGAACACACTCACTTACCCCACTGGCAATGGTATTGCAATTGCACCAGCAAATTCACCGGGACCCACTATTTTCAAGTTGGATCCGAACACAATGTTGCACTCACTAAGAAATGAAACAGTACAAAATGGGCGCACAAAATCATGATTGTCAATATGTGGTGGTATGCAATCGCCCTCTTCATAAATGTTGATAATACAGCTGTCTGGAACACAAGTCGGAGGCATCACATGCCACCTTACAAGCCTTCTAATCATGACCTTCATAAGATCAGGCAATGGATCAACAGTTGCACTTTTGAGGATCCCTGGGGAATTGCCACTTTTATCCTGCCATAAAGAAATTTCAGTCATTATGCCACCCTTGATTAACCCATATGCCACAACTCTATCACAGAAGAAGGCTGTAAACTGGACAGGGAGGGGGAGGGTCTTTACTACAGATTCTTAAATTGTGATCTAATAACCCATAATTTGAGGCACTCAAAGCTACAGTTTTGAGCCACTGTGTGTGttgagggtgggggtggggatgATTCTGTGTGGAGAGGGAGCGATTAATATAAGATTGTAAAATACTTACTAGTGCATAgttgtaacaacaaccaaattggATTGTCACACGCCCTTTGCCCCTCATCCATTTTGCTGGTGCAGTATACGTCCTCCCTAAACAATCACAATACACAGGTAAGAGCCATGAGATAACTAAAAATGACAGAAATAACTTAAGTACAAACAAATTCataaagaaaattttaggaggaagctcaaaaaaaaaaaaaacctccatCATCACAAGTATAAAGGAAAAGCAATATCAGATCAAACTAATTGATGAAGTGAGTCAGAACTCACAAGGAAGACAAATTGACACTGAACGAGGGTAATTACTGAATTAGAATAGaagattttttaaggaaaagtcGTGGAACTACTTTAGgaaatttttcaaaaagtgAAGGTGCAAGTGTCATTTTTACAGAAAAGACAAATTAACCAAACGGAATAAATGTGCACCTTGTAAAACTACTTGCACATTTTTCCAAATGAAAACTCATAGTTATGCCTCAAACTTCATTTCTGCAACTTCTTCTTTCCTATACCATACTCAACAAAATTCTATGATATCTTTGTTAATGTTTTCAACCAGGAAACAGTTTCTAAGCTGAATCGAAAAAATTTTGGTGCTAAAATCTAGTTATATTGGTTATTTTACTGTTAAAGCAATTGACCTTGAGCCTAACTCAACCTCAAAAGCTAGCTCAAGGAGTGAGAATTGCCCAAGACCATATAAAGTGACCAAGTAACCCTTGACCCACCAATGTGGGACTCCCAACATTTACAACTGTAAAAGCAAgctctttttcttttagtttagGCACATTAAATAAGCAAAGTTATCCTTATTACCGTAATCCTAATTATGGGCTTCTGGCACACCATTAAACGTATGCTATAGAACTCCTATGCGATTAATCTAGGTGTGTGCAATGAATTAGAAACATCTGACATTAACCCTAGCCGTTTTTTAATATTTACTTCAATTccgaaaaaaggaagaagagatTTCTCATGCCGCATATTATCACAttatatagatatcaacatcTATTTTCCTGTTGACAGTTAATCTGATTTcttgagggaaaaaaaaaaaagttgacactTAATCTGATACATAGAACTATTAACCAATTCTCTTTTTCTCAGtccctctcttttttctttcatctttttAATGTCTGGTAATTAACATAGAGGATTCTGTGCTATCAATAAGAAAAACCTAAAATAGGATAAACATTACTAAGATAAGATTCCCCATTTCAATACGTTTGAAGTCTAGAATGCCCAAAGCAGCTAGCTTTAACATACAACGATGAAATGTTTCAAGTACTGTAACTCTCAATAACAGACAAAAAGAGAAATTAGGTATCCTTGAAAGAAACAGAACGGCTAATGTTGAATCTGAATGAATCCAATATCCTCTCACTTAAGTAGTCGGTGAGTTCTCCTGCATAGGATTCTTATAGTAAAAGATACCTGTAGGTAGAAAAGGTGCAAGCCAATGCAATAGATTTGTCCCCTCTCAAGACAATCCAAaatctttttcttacttttctGATAGTTAAGCTAATGCACTAACTCACTCCATGTCAATCGCCCTACTTGAAAGATATCGGCATCTAGATAGCATAGGACCTACAAGGAATTGGATGACTATCGGCCAAAATGAAGATAAAGGCATGAACAGCAACACTAGCATCAAAAAACTTCATTCCATAGCTAAATTGTTAGAAAAACTCAAACTGAATCAGAATCACCAATGGTACATCTGCCATTCTACAGAACCAAGCAGTCGTGTAACGAACATGCAATCAAGCAGAATTTCTTGAGCGTGCTGTGTGATTTCTGTTAGACTCAGCCAGCCGTACCACCTCACAAGGAAACAAATATTAATTTGACAAATAATCTCGTATCTATgctagaaataaagaatttttagCCGTCTGGCCAATGAAATGAACTGCATCCAATGATTGaggtcaaaaagaaaaaaaaaaggaaatcaatGAGGAAAATAAAGGGAATATGCTAGTTAGTACCAATCATCGAACACCAATAATATTGTAATGTTAACAAAAGTCTAACAACAACAAAGTGGATTAAAACTGAGTGCTCTGGTTCACACAAACACCTGcttaaatttcaaatacatttgAAGCTTAAACATTAACAGCTGGGCAATATCAACCAAGCAACTATGCTTGCTATAAACTAGTTGGGCCCAACAAGGGATGCAACGCAAGGAATTTCAGACTATTGTACGTTGGACGTCAACCTATTGCTACCTTACTCCTTTCTTCCGACTTGGATTAACTATGCtttgcaaagctcaatatgacaataaaattcatttgaggaaagggaaaaaaaaatgattaagaGTTATATCAAGGGTAAAACAAACCTTTCAATTCCCCGTTCTTCCCCATCTGGTCAAGCTTCTCCACATAATTAACTATTCTAGTTTGCTCAACTGCGCTAAAGACTCCCTTATGTAGCTCCAGTCCACCAAGTATATTAAAGATTTTCCCGTTCACCCTCTCCAAACATATAAAGTCCTTTTTCCTCTTCACATTACAGAATCTAATGTACTCTCGCTGCTCCCTTGACAATTCTGTTTTTTGCTTACTCTCCGGGGTAGTAATTTCTTCTTCAGACATACCATTCACCTGACTACTCAAGGCAGTTGACTCACTCACTTCCTCAGCTTGAAGTTCATCCTCCTGAGCCATATCTGCCCATGACATCTTCACTTTAGGGGTAGTCACAGGTAATGCTTCACTTGTAGATACCTCTCCAACAGGCTGAGATAGGGAATCTGCACCCTCTATACAACTGTCAGATGAATGCCTGTCCACAGAAAGCTCCTCAAAGGGCTCCCCACCAGCCCCGTCTTTCCAACTCCCCAATGAGTTAGTATCTGCATTATCGTTCAAGTCACCACAATCATTCCAACCTCCAAGCGAATTGTTGTCACAATTCTCTTGGTTCCCATTACAGCCATCCGAATCACAACGTTCCGGAGTCGAAACACTCATATTCTTCGGTTCCTTCAAGCATTCCGCATTGCCACCAACTTCTGCAATCATACCAACAAAGTCTCCGATCAGAAAAACTCACTAAATCAACAACTTTACACTTCAATACTAAAGTATAACCCCAAATACATAAACAAGACAAATCAGAAATCAGTTTGTTTGGCCCCATCATTATCTACCAAAGATGCTAATAATTTGCATATGTTATCTACAACGATCTTCATAACTAGGAATTATATAAACCAACGAAACTTAATCagataattaatatgaattctctGTACCTATTCACACTCTGTTCAGGTTCTTCATAACtaaataatttcccaaaaaatgTATACATCTTAaccaaaaactaaataaataaacaaaccTGAAATAACACGCTCCCCCTAGAGAAAAAAAACTCATCCAAAAGCACATAAAAGTTGGgcacttaatgaaatatttaaGTATCAGTATATGAAATATCTACAATCATCTTCATAACTAGTAGAATAATTATATAAACCAACAAAACTTAAATCagataattaatatgaattATCCGTTATCTATTCGCACTCTGTTTAGGTTCTTCATAACTAAGTAATTACCCAAAAAAACATATTCATCAtaaattttaaccaaaaatcaaataaaaacaCGCTCTCTCTGGAGAGAAAACTCATCCAAGAAAAAGTAAAGCACATAAAAGGTAGGTACTTGATGAAATTTCTAAGTATCAACATATAAAGTAGATAATAATATATGAATAGCTAACACATGCATTAACACATATTAATGTAAAGAATACAAAGGACAAAGAGAAAGTACTAAAACTGAGGGATCGGATGCGATCGGAGAGGGTATGTGTGCAGTGATGGCAGAGGTCACGTGAGAGAAAGGGAAGCCAATTGGACAGAAACTCAGAGGCGATTCGGAGTTCATCAAC from Lycium ferocissimum isolate CSIRO_LF1 chromosome 2, AGI_CSIRO_Lferr_CH_V1, whole genome shotgun sequence includes:
- the LOC132046454 gene encoding RNA demethylase ALKBH9B, whose product is MSDNQRTHKKDDPFLLNYDVDELRIASEFLSNWLPFLSRDLCHHCTHTLSDRIRSLSFKVGGNAECLKEPKNMSVSTPERCDSDGCNGNQENCDNNSLGGWNDCGDLNDNADTNSLGSWKDGAGGEPFEELSVDRHSSDSCIEGADSLSQPVGEVSTSEALPVTTPKVKMSWADMAQEDELQAEEVSESTALSSQVNGMSEEEITTPESKQKTELSREQREYIRFCNVKRKKDFICLERVNGKIFNILGGLELHKGVFSAVEQTRIVNYVEKLDQMGKNGELKGRTYTAPAKWMRGKGRVTIQFGCCYNYALDKSGNSPGILKSATVDPLPDLMKVMIRRLVRWHVMPPTCVPDSCIINIYEEGDCIPPHIDNHDFVRPFCTVSFLSECNIVFGSNLKIVGPGEFAGAIAIPLPVGSVLVLNGNGADVAKHCVPAVPAKRISITFRRMDEAKRPTEYVSEHDLEGLQPVSYEADTQKKSSSSRPRFSARKQSVGQEESMERVKMPMRRHSEPRYTGRYRRGPPNRQWVGANTEN